The Trichosurus vulpecula isolate mTriVul1 chromosome 3, mTriVul1.pri, whole genome shotgun sequence genome includes a window with the following:
- the LOC118844258 gene encoding 60S ribosomal protein L12-like, whose translation MPPKFDPNEIKVMFLRHTGGEVGATSALAPKIGPLGLSPKKVGDDIAKATGDWKGLRITVKLTIQNRQAQIEVVPSASALIIKALKEPPRDRKKQKNIKHNGNISFNEIVNIAQQMRHQSLARDLSETIKEILGTAQSVGFNIDGKHPHDVIDDINSGAVDCPTS comes from the coding sequence ATGCCACCCAAGTTTGACCCTAATGAAATTAAAGTCATGTTTTTAAGGCACACAGGTGGTGAAGTTGGTGCCACATCAGCTCTGGCCCCCAAAATTGGTCCCTTGGGTTTGTCTCCCAAAAAGGTTGGTGATGATATTGCCAAAGCAACTGGTGACTGGAAAGGGCTAAGAATCACAGTGAAACTTACCATTCAGAACAGACAGGCCCAGATTGAGGTTGTGCCTTCTGCCTCAGCCTTGATCATCAAAGCCCTAAAGGAACCTCCTCGggacagaaagaagcagaaaaatattaaacacaatgGAAACATCAGTTTCAATGAGATTGTCAACATTGCCCAACAGATGAGGCACCAATCTTTGGCAAGAGATCTCTCTGAAACCATTAAAGAGATACTTGGAACAGCCCAGTCTGTGGGCTTCAACATTGATGGCAaacaccctcatgatgtcattgatgaCATCAATAGTGGTGCTGTTGATTGCCCAACAAGTTAA